The genomic window TTCACACTGCTGTCGACTACCATTCTGCTTGTGCTGATTAGCGATATCGTTTTGCAGCAGGACGAGCAAAACATGCTCACGCGGGCAGATGGATTGATTCTTCTGCTGGTCTTTACGGTATTTATGTATTACATCTTTGAAGCGGCGAAGAACAGCAGGGAGGAAGGATTCGTCCAGCATCAGCCCGCTGCCGGGGAATCGTGGGCGAAGCATATCCTGTTCAGCTTGGGCGGGTTGGGCGGCATCATTCTGGGCGGTCATCTCGTTGTCCAGAACAGCACGGACATTGCATTGGCATGGGGCATGAGCGAAACGCTGATCGGCCTTACGATAGTGGCCATTGGGACATCTCTGCCTGAGCTTGTTACCTCCGTTGCGGCGGCACTCAAGAAACAGAACGAAATCGCCGTAGGGAACATTGTGGGCAGCAATATTATGAATATTTTGTTCGTGCTCGGGGTCTCAGCGGTCATCAACCCAATGGCCGTCGAATCTACTATTGGCATTGACGTGCTGTTCCTGATCGTGCTGACTGCCCTGCTGCTGGTAGTTTCGCGAACACAATACAAGATCGGCCGAATCGAAGGAGCGCTGCTTGTAGTCTTATATATCGGGAATATGGTCTACCTGGTGATACGGGGCTAGCTTGCGTGTCAGGTTGTCGTGCGGACAATTCCCAAAGACGGAACGCTGTGCTAAGATGGGGACATGAAAGCCATGAGGAGTCCTATCTATATGCACAGAATTCCCTTTATGCAGCTGGCGCTGTTCTGTGTGCTGCTTGTTCTGGCAGGCTGCAAGCCTGCGGACTCGGCAGTACGAGATCAAACAGAAATCGTAATTTCCGCCGCTTCCAGCCTGGCGTCTGTCATGGACGAAATCAAGACACTGTACGAGTCGGGGCATCCTGCAGTGAGACTGAAGATGAACTATGGCGGATCTGGCGGATTGCAAAGGCAAATCGAGCAGGGAGCGCCGGTTCATCTGTTCCTTTCCGCAGGAGAGCAGCACACGCAAGCTCTTATAGACAAGGGACTTATCGAAGAGATTCAGGTGTTGGCGGCAGGAAAGCTTGTAGCCATCGTGCACGCAGACAGCGGCCTTGTGCTCCAATCGGCGGAGGACCTGACGCAAGCAGCAGTCGGCAGGCTGGCGATCGGAGAGCCGGACCTGGTCCCGGCTGGATTCTATGCCAGACAATCGCTGCAGTATCACAGCCTGTGGGATGATGTACAGGCTATGCTCATCTATACGAAGGACGTTCGCCAGGCTCTGCATTATGTAGAAAGCGGAAATGCAGATGCGGCTTACGTATATGAGACCGATGCGGCGAATGCGAGCAAGGTTCGCATTGCGTACTATGCCGATTCGGCCAGCCATCCCCCGATCATCTATCCGGCCGGATTGGTGAAAGGCAGCGGAGACAGAGAGGAGGCGCTGCGCTTCCTGCGCTTTTTGGTAGAAGAAGAGGCGCAGCAAGTGTTCCGCAAGCACGGCTTCCATATACCGAGGATGGGAGGCTGAACGATGGATTTGCACTTCATCCTAACGGCTTCGGGAAGCTCAGCAGACTGGTCGACCTTCCTCGAGCCGATTGCCACTTCCCTCAAGGTATCCATCGCCTCGGGTGTGCTTGTATTTCTTGGCGCCGCTGTGGTCGCCTGGCGAATGAGCCGGCGCTCATTCCGCGGAAAGCTCTTGCTGGAAACGGTGATCCTGCTTCCCTTGGTGCTGCCGCCTACCGTTGTGGGCTTCGTCCTGCTGGCCGTTTTCGGCCGTTCCAGCTGGACGGGCAAAGCCATTGAGGCCGTATTTGGCGCATCGCCTGTCTTCACAGCTACAGCTGCTGTCATCGCGGCGATGGTGGTGTCGTTCCCCCTAGTCTATCAAGCGGTAAAGTCAGGCTTCCAATCGGTGGACAGCCAGCTCGAAGAAGCGGCGCGCTCCATGGGCGCGAATGAATGGCAAGTCTTTCGCTGGATTACGCTTCCATTGTCTGGTCGGGCTCTGGTATCCGGATTTGTGCTTGGTTATGCGCGCGGCTTGGGGGAATTTGGCGCGACCTATATGTTCGCGGGCAATATTCCGGGACGCACGCAAACTCTGCCCACAGCCGTTTATCTGGCGGTAGAGACTGGCAGATGGGGCATGGCTTGGATGTGGTGCGCGGTGATGGTGGCGATCAGCATGCTCATGCTGTATGCGGTCAGCCGATTAAACCGACGTTGATTGCATCTTCGAACCGGAGGCTGCAGCGTTAAGCGGAGCTTTGTTTTCGCTGTCCGTTTCTGATAAAGTGGTAGAGATGCAGCTATAAGGTGCAGGCAGGTCTATTATGGAAAAACGAAAAAGGAGATGCGCATAATGTCGGACAAGTTGTCGCGGGAGCAGGAAGAGCAGGCGAACGCCGCCCAAGAGGAACACAAGGAACAGGATGATGTGAATCAGCCGCAACCGAGCGGATCAGGAGAACAGGAGTCGCCGGATTCGCAGGAACAGGAGGCTTCCGCGGATCAAGCGTTCAGAGAACAAGGAAAAGCCAGCCACTGGCTGTCTAATTCGGGACTGCCTTGGACGCTGTGCGGCTTGCTGGCATTGACCATCCTAGTCCTTATTATTTATATGAAGCCATTCGGCCATCCGCAGGCGGTTGCCAAAGTGAATGACGAGCCGATTACGAAGGACCAGATGTATGAGGCAGTTATAGGGCAGTTCGGGCCGCAAGGGGTGGACCAGGTTATCGAGCAGCTGATCACAGAAGAATTGATTCGCCAGGCAGCCGAAGACAAGGGTGTTGCCGTGACGGAGGAAGATTTGGAGGCGGAGCTGGCGGAGCTTCGGGAGCAATTCCCGAGCGAAGAGCAATTTCAGGCCACGCTAGAGCAAGTCGGCTTGACGGAAGAAGAGCTGAAGGAGCAGATGCGTCCGCAAGTTCTTCTTGATAAGATGCTCGCTCCGGAGATTCAGGTCACCGAGGCGCAGGTCAGCGAGCTGTTCGAGCAGCGAAAGCAGGAATTAACGGATCCCGAGATGATTCGCGCTTCCCATATTCTCGTAGATAACAGAGATGAGGCCGAGCAGTTGCTCGGCGAGCTTCAGGAGGGGGCGGATTTCGCCGCACTCGCCGCTGAGCATTCCACGGACGGGTCGGCGAGCCGTGGAGGAGATTTGGGTTACTTCGGAAGAGGCGACATGGTTCAGCCTTTCGAGGAAGCCGCCTTTGCGCTGAATGAGGGAGAACTGAGCGAGATTGTAGAGTCACAGTTCGGATTTCATCTGATCCTGGCAACGGACGTCCCTCGCAACTGGACGCTGGAGAACAAGAAGGAAGAGCTGCAGCTGGAGCTTGAACAGCAGCAGCTTGGCCAGAAGCGAACGGAATGGCTGGCCGGAAGCCGGGACGAAGCCAAGATTGAGAAGCTATACTAGGAGGCAGGCAGCATGCTGACACACATCGTCTTCTTCAAGCTGAAAAATCGGGAACAGGACAATATACGGCACGTGCGCGATACGCTGTTGTCGATGAAAGGCCGCATACCGGAACT from Xylanibacillus composti includes these protein-coding regions:
- a CDS encoding calcium/sodium antiporter, which translates into the protein MEYVWLLAGFALLIFGANYFVEGSAKIAAMLRVPPLLIGLTIVAFGTSSPEATVSIIASINGSAGVSLGNVIGSNVFNTTLVIGVTAIILAIQVQGETIRKEIPFTLLSTTILLVLISDIVLQQDEQNMLTRADGLILLLVFTVFMYYIFEAAKNSREEGFVQHQPAAGESWAKHILFSLGGLGGIILGGHLVVQNSTDIALAWGMSETLIGLTIVAIGTSLPELVTSVAAALKKQNEIAVGNIVGSNIMNILFVLGVSAVINPMAVESTIGIDVLFLIVLTALLLVVSRTQYKIGRIEGALLVVLYIGNMVYLVIRG
- the modA gene encoding molybdate ABC transporter substrate-binding protein, with translation MHRIPFMQLALFCVLLVLAGCKPADSAVRDQTEIVISAASSLASVMDEIKTLYESGHPAVRLKMNYGGSGGLQRQIEQGAPVHLFLSAGEQHTQALIDKGLIEEIQVLAAGKLVAIVHADSGLVLQSAEDLTQAAVGRLAIGEPDLVPAGFYARQSLQYHSLWDDVQAMLIYTKDVRQALHYVESGNADAAYVYETDAANASKVRIAYYADSASHPPIIYPAGLVKGSGDREEALRFLRFLVEEEAQQVFRKHGFHIPRMGG
- the modB gene encoding molybdate ABC transporter permease subunit; translation: MDLHFILTASGSSADWSTFLEPIATSLKVSIASGVLVFLGAAVVAWRMSRRSFRGKLLLETVILLPLVLPPTVVGFVLLAVFGRSSWTGKAIEAVFGASPVFTATAAVIAAMVVSFPLVYQAVKSGFQSVDSQLEEAARSMGANEWQVFRWITLPLSGRALVSGFVLGYARGLGEFGATYMFAGNIPGRTQTLPTAVYLAVETGRWGMAWMWCAVMVAISMLMLYAVSRLNRR
- a CDS encoding peptidylprolyl isomerase codes for the protein MSDKLSREQEEQANAAQEEHKEQDDVNQPQPSGSGEQESPDSQEQEASADQAFREQGKASHWLSNSGLPWTLCGLLALTILVLIIYMKPFGHPQAVAKVNDEPITKDQMYEAVIGQFGPQGVDQVIEQLITEELIRQAAEDKGVAVTEEDLEAELAELREQFPSEEQFQATLEQVGLTEEELKEQMRPQVLLDKMLAPEIQVTEAQVSELFEQRKQELTDPEMIRASHILVDNRDEAEQLLGELQEGADFAALAAEHSTDGSASRGGDLGYFGRGDMVQPFEEAAFALNEGELSEIVESQFGFHLILATDVPRNWTLENKKEELQLELEQQQLGQKRTEWLAGSRDEAKIEKLY